The Methylocella tundrae genome contains the following window.
GCGGGCGATCTCCGCCCAGATCGGCGCTGCGTCGGCAAGCTGGACCTCTAACGGGATGCGCTCGCCGTCGAAGGGCGCCGGATCGAGGCCGAACCAGTTGGCGAGCCGCGGCCACATCCAGTTCCAGCGGAAGATGTCGCCATTGACGATGTTGAACGCCTGGTCGCGCGCCGCTTCGGTCGTCGCGGCCCATTCGAGATGTCTGGCGAGCTGGCGGGCGTCCGTCACGTCGCTCAGCCCGTTCCATTGCGCGGCCGAGCCGGGGAAGCGGAAGGGCCTCCCCGTTTCGCGGCAGATCGTGGCGTAGGCCGCGAGGGTTGTTCCCATGTTCATCGCATTGCCGAGCGCGTAGCCGATCACCGTATGCGGCCGATGCACGCTCCAGCCGAAGCCGTCGCGTTGCGCCGCGGCGAAAAGCTCGTCCTCCTGGGCGTAATAGAAATTTTCGACATTGAGGCGCGGCTGCTCCTCCCGGAACGGCGTCGCAGGCAACGCTCCCTTCCCGTAAGCCTCGAAAGGACCGAGGTAGTGCTTCAGCCCGGTCACCAGCGCGACATGGCGCACCGACCCCGTCGGCGAGAGCGTGTCGAGCAGATTGCGCGTCATGGCGCTGTTGACCTTGATGTTCTCCGCTTCGGTCGGCTGGCGCAGCCAGGTCGCGAGAAAGACATGAGTGGGACGCAACGATTCCAGAGCGGCCCGCAGCGACGCCTTATCCTGAAGATCGGCGGCGAGGGGAACGACCCCTTGCAGGCCGGAAGGCGGACGCCGCGCCAGCCCATAGGTCTTCCAGCCCTTTCCGGCTAAATGCCGGGCAAGCGTATTGCCCACGATGCCGCTGGCCCCGACCACAAGCGCCTGCCTTGTCATGTCAAAGTGTCTCCGGTGTCCCGCGCCGGCTCAAGGCGAGCGCCCGGCGGAGTATGTAAGCATCGGCAAGCTTTCGCTCCAGACCGGGAACGCGGCAGTTCGCTGCGGCGCATTCCCGCAGCTGCGAGGATCACGTCGCGGCGGGCAAAGCGACATGTCGCCTTTTCTTCACGGCCTCCGCCTGCTATCTCGCAGGGATGACAACGCACGCCATCGAAAACATCCGCAATTTCTCCATCGTCGCCCATATCGACCATGGCAAATCGACGCTGGCCGACCGCCTCATACAGGCGACCGGAACCGTCGCCGAGCGAGACATGGTCGAGCAGGTGCTCGATTCCATGGATATTGAGCGCGAGCGTGGCATCACCATCAAGGCGCAGACGGTCCGGCTTGAGTATAAGTCGAAGGACGGCAAGACCTATATATTGAACCTCATGGATACGCCGGGCCACGTCGACTTCGCCTATGAGGTCTCGCGCTCGCTCGCCGCCTGCGAAGGTTCGCTCCTTGTCGTCGACGCCAGCCAGGGCGTCGAGGCGCAAACGCTCGCCAACGTCTATCACGCGCTCGACGCGGGCCACGAGATCGTGCCGGTCCTGAACAAAATCGACCTGCCCGCCGCCGAGCCTGAGCGGATCAAGCAGCAGATCGAGGATGTGATCGGGCTCGACGCTTCGAACGCCGTACTGATCTCGGCCAAGACCGGCATCGGCATCGACCTCGTGCTGGAGGCCATCGTCACCCGCCTGCCGCCGCCGAAGGGCGATGAGACGGCGCCTTTGAAGGCTTTGCTGGTCGATAGCTGGTATGACGCCTATCTCGGCGTCGTGGTGCTCGTGCGCGTCATCGACGGCACGCTGAGGAAACATCAGAAAATCAAGATGATGGGCGCCGACGCTCATTATGAGGTCGATCGGATCGGCGTGTTCCGTCCGAAGATGCAGGATAGGGCGGAGCTCGGCCCGGGCGAGGTCGGCTTCATCACCGCGCAGATCAAGCAGGTGGCGGACACGCGCGTGGGCGACACCATTACCGACGAGCGCGGGCCCTGCGTCGAGGCGCTGCCCGGCTTCAAACCGGCGCAGCCCGTTGTCTTCTGTGGTTTATTCCCTGTCGACGCCGCCGATTTCGAGGATCTGCGCGCCGCAATGGGACGGCTTCGGCTGAACGACGCCAGCTTTTCCTACGAGATGGAAAGCTCGGCCGCGCTCGGCTTTGGCTTTCGCTGTGGTTTCCTCGGCCTGCTGCACCTCGAAATCATTCAGGAGCGCCTCGAGCGCGAGTTCAATCTCGATCTCATCGCGACCGCGCCCTCCGTCATCTACAGGATCGTGCAGCGCGACGGCGAAATCGTCGAATTGCATAACCCGGCCGATATGCCCGATCCAACCAAGATCGAAACGATCGAAGAGCCATGGATCCGCGCGACGATTCTAACGCCCGACGATTACCTCGGCGCGGTGTTGAAACTCTGCCAGGAGCGGCGCGGCCTGCAGGTTGACCTCAATTATGTCGGCAAGCGCGCGATGGCGGTCTACGACCTGCCGCTTAATGAAGTGGTGTTCGACTTCTACGACCGGCTGAAGTCGATCTCGAAAGGCTACGCCAGCTTCGACTACGCGATCACCGACTATCGTCCCGGCGATCTCGTCAAAATGTCGATCCTCGTCAACGCCGAGCCGGTCGACGCACTCTCCATGCTGGTGCATCGCGAGCGCGCCGAAATGCGCGGACGGGCGATGGTCGAAAAGCTGAAGGAGCTGATCCCTCAGCATATGTTCCAGATCCCGATCCAGGCGGCGATCGGCGGCAAGATCATCGCGCGCGAGACAGTGAAGGCGCTGCGCAAGGATGTGACGGCCAAGTGCTATGGCGGCGACGCCACGCGTAAACGCAAGCTGCTCGACAAGCAAAAGGCCGGCAAGAAGAAGATGCGCCAGTTCGGCAAGGTCGAGATCCCGCAGGAGGCCTTCATCGCCGCACTGAAGATGGATAGCTGAGGGTTGGCCTCGCTGCTCGCGGCGAAACTTTTTGATGCCGATCAATTTGAAGCGTAGAGTGTCGCGCTAGCCTTTACATAAAAAGGGAGGGCGACCATGAGCGAGAAAGAAACGACCGCCGCGCGGCCACTTGTCG
Protein-coding sequences here:
- the lepA gene encoding translation elongation factor 4 encodes the protein MTTHAIENIRNFSIVAHIDHGKSTLADRLIQATGTVAERDMVEQVLDSMDIERERGITIKAQTVRLEYKSKDGKTYILNLMDTPGHVDFAYEVSRSLAACEGSLLVVDASQGVEAQTLANVYHALDAGHEIVPVLNKIDLPAAEPERIKQQIEDVIGLDASNAVLISAKTGIGIDLVLEAIVTRLPPPKGDETAPLKALLVDSWYDAYLGVVVLVRVIDGTLRKHQKIKMMGADAHYEVDRIGVFRPKMQDRAELGPGEVGFITAQIKQVADTRVGDTITDERGPCVEALPGFKPAQPVVFCGLFPVDAADFEDLRAAMGRLRLNDASFSYEMESSAALGFGFRCGFLGLLHLEIIQERLEREFNLDLIATAPSVIYRIVQRDGEIVELHNPADMPDPTKIETIEEPWIRATILTPDDYLGAVLKLCQERRGLQVDLNYVGKRAMAVYDLPLNEVVFDFYDRLKSISKGYASFDYAITDYRPGDLVKMSILVNAEPVDALSMLVHRERAEMRGRAMVEKLKELIPQHMFQIPIQAAIGGKIIARETVKALRKDVTAKCYGGDATRKRKLLDKQKAGKKKMRQFGKVEIPQEAFIAALKMDS
- a CDS encoding SDR family oxidoreductase; amino-acid sequence: MTRQALVVGASGIVGNTLARHLAGKGWKTYGLARRPPSGLQGVVPLAADLQDKASLRAALESLRPTHVFLATWLRQPTEAENIKVNSAMTRNLLDTLSPTGSVRHVALVTGLKHYLGPFEAYGKGALPATPFREEQPRLNVENFYYAQEDELFAAAQRDGFGWSVHRPHTVIGYALGNAMNMGTTLAAYATICRETGRPFRFPGSAAQWNGLSDVTDARQLARHLEWAATTEAARDQAFNIVNGDIFRWNWMWPRLANWFGLDPAPFDGERIPLEVQLADAAPIWAEIARKHGLVESDLSVVASAWHTDADLGRPIEVVTDMTKSRKLGFLDYQATDDSFFDLFARLRADRVIP